One window of the Cryptomeria japonica chromosome 7, Sugi_1.0, whole genome shotgun sequence genome contains the following:
- the LOC131040612 gene encoding phospholipase A1-Igamma1, chloroplastic-like yields the protein MVGREGQQQKSSVGDGLLDPTLKSEILRYADFARICYSVIKNDEIVKESNNLRERGYEITDYIFYNVRLCTSYYRRPIGFIAVCTDENEIRRVGGRDIVVAFRGTSKRREWIQNLKDKVVPWQDLPGPSSKPVLGICKGFLGYYEDKGEYNCDSSPKDIIERTITRLVEKYKGESLSIIICGHSLGGALATMSAYHIKLLRPSTPVTVFTFASPRVGNRPFADHMEEIRVKVVRVVVKGDLVTKVPGLILNENAHNRVARLEGQKFVGQWAYCHVGTKIRLDPSSSPDLSWKARLFHRHNLETYLHLLTRYTTCSS from the coding sequence ATGGTGGGTAGAGAAGGGCAGCAGCAGAAGTCCAGTGTTGGTGATGGCCTGCTTGATCCCACTCTCAAATCTGAGATACTCAGATACGCTGATTTTGCACGCATATGTTACAGTgtaataaaaaatgatgaaatagttaaggagTCAAATAATTTGCGAGAACGCGGCTACGAAATTACGGATTATATTTTCTACAATGTTCGCTTGTGCACATCCTACTATCGACGCCCTATTGGCTTCATTGCCGTTTGCACTGACGAAAATGAAATAAGGAGAGTTGGAGGGCGTGATATAGTGGTTGCTTTTAGAGGGACCAGTAAACGACGAGAATGGATTCAAAATCTCAAAGACAAAGTAGTTCCTTGGCAAGACCTGCCTGGTCCAAGTTCAAAACCTGTCTTGGGAATATGTAAGGGATTTCTTGGGTATTATGAAGACAAAGGCGAATACAATTGTGATAGCAGCCCAAAAGACATTATTGAGCGTACGATTACAAGGTTAGTGGAAAAGTATAAAGGGGAAAGTTTGAGCATAATAATTTGTGGACACAGCTTGGGAGGTGCCCTCGCAACAATGAGCGCATATCATATCAAACTACTGCGGCCTTCAACACCCGTCACAGTCTTCACCTTCGCCTCTCCGCGGGTGGGTAATCGACCATTCGCCGATCATATGGAAGAGATTAGAGTCAAAGTGGTGCGTGTGGTAGTGAAAGGTGATTTGGTTACCAAGGTGCCAGGACTCATTTTGAACGAGAATGCACACAATCGAGTGGCACGGCTTGAAGGACAAAAGTTTGTTGGACAGTGGGCATACTGTCATGTGGGCACAAAGATTCGGCTGGATCCTTCCTCCTCCCCCGACTTGAGCTGGAAGGCTAGACTTTTTCATCGCCACAATTTAGAAACTTATCTCCACTTGCTCACCCGGTATACCACTTGCAGCAGCTAA